CGAGGCCGAGCGGACCCGCGAGGAGACCGCGCTGCGCAGGGCGGGCGAGGAACGGCTGCGCATCGCCCGCGAGCTGCACGACTCGCTCACACACAGCATCTCGATCATCAAGGTGCAGGCAGGCGTGGCCGCCCACCTGGCCCGCAAGCGCGGCGAGGAGGTGCCCGCCTCGCTGACCGCCATCCAGGAGGCCGGGGCCGACGCGATGCGGGAGCTGCGCGCCACGCTCGAGGTGCTGCGCTCGGACGAGGGCAGCGGCCTGGAGCAGGTGCCCGACCTGGTGGACCGGGCCCGCGCGGCGGGACTGCCCGCCATGGTCGAGGTGAGCGGCTCGCCCAGGCCGGTGCCCGCCGAGGTGGACAGGGCCGCCTACCGCATCGTCCAGGAGGCGCTCACCAACATCACCAGGCACGCGGGCCCCGCCTCCGCCTCCGTCCGCATCGGCTACCTGCCAGGAGAGGTGATCGTGCAGATCGACGACGACGGCGCCGCCGCACCCGGCCAGGGACACCAGCCGGGCATCGGGCTGACCGGCATGCGCGAGCGCGTCGCCGCGCTCGGCGGCAGGCTGCGCGCCGAGCCCCGCGCCGAGGGCGGGTTCACCGTCAGGGCCGAGCTCCCGGTGGCCCGCTCGTGATCCGGGTGCTGCTCGCCGACGACCAGGCGCTGATCAGAGGCGGTTTCCGGGCGCTGCTCGAGGCGGAGGACGACCTGGAGGTGGTCGGTGAGGCGGCCGACGGCCGCCAGGCGGTCGACCTCGCCGTACGGCACCGGCCCGACGTCGCGCTGCTGGACATCCAGATGCCCGTCATGGACGGCATCGAGGCCACCCGGCGCATTGTCGCCGACGAGCGCCTGAGCGGCGTGCACGTGGTGATGCTGACGAACTTCGGCGTCGACGAGTACGTCCTCGACGCGCTGCGCGCGGGGGCTGCGGGTTTCCTGCTGAAGGACACCGAACCCGCGGACCTGCTGTCCGGCATCAGGGTCGCGGCCAGGGGCGACGCGCTGCTGTCCCCGACGATCACGCGCAGGCTCATGGACGAGTTCGTGCTGCAGGCGCCGTCGGCGGAGGTGGCCGACCTCACGCGGCTCACCAACCGCGAGCGAGAGGTGCTGGCGCTGGTGGGGCGGGGGATGTCCAACGACGAGATCGCCGCCCGCATGGTGATCAGCCCGTTCACCGCCAAGACGCACGTCAGCAGGGCGATGGTGAAGCTGGGCGCGCGGGACCGCGCCCAGCTGGTGGTGGTCGCCTACGAGTCGGGCCTGGTCTCGAAGCGCAGCTCGCCGGTGAACCGGGTGCCGCCCTCGGGGGTGTCGCCCAGGTAGAAGCGGGTGGTCATCGTGCGCTCGTGGGTGTCGAGCGTCGTCGTCCACGTGGTGCGCCACATCTTGTCGGCGCCCGCCGCGACCGCGCCGAGCGCGTCCGACAGCCGCGAGGGGGACAGCGGCGCGTCCTTGGCCCGCTCGAACAGCGTCCGCTGCCGGCCGAAGGTGTCCATGGTGGTCTCGTCGTCGGCGGGCAGCGCCATCGGGTCGGGGTGGCGGCGCAGGGGGTGGTTGGTCACGCACAGCGGCGCGTCCCCCGCCTCGACGATGTGCTCGCTCTCCCACACGAACGCCTTGCCCGAGGCGTCGGCGATCAGGTAGTGCAGCGGCATCCCGTGGTCGTAGTGCTTGGCCAGCAGCAGCGCGTGCTTGGCCTGCTCCACGTTCTCGCAGGTGTCGAGGACGAACCTGGGCAGCTGGACGGAGCTCAGCCCCACCTGCGGCTCGAACGACGAGGGCGGCTGTGCCCTGCCCACGTCCGCGATCAGCAGCACGACCGCGAGGCCCGCCTCGTTGACGCCGTCCATGGCGCCGTCGAGGTCGTTCATCGTGAGAACGGCCGAGGCCAGGCCGTCCTCGGGGGTCGTGGTGATCACGTAGGGGCGGGAGGCCATGGGCAGCTCGCCCCGCAGGGGCTCGCCACCCATGATCTCGCTGGTGGTCGCGGTGAAGAAGTCGTAGTTGCGGGCGATCCTGCCGTGCCCGTCGGTCGAGGCGGACGGCGGGCACCACAGCGCCGAGCAGCCCGAGCCGAAGGGCAGCACCGACAGCCCGTCGAGGGTGAGGTCGTCGCGGTCGGGGTCGAGGCCGAAGGCGGCGGCCACTCCGTCGAGCCGTTCGAGGTGCTGCGGCCAGTGGCGCTCGAACCAGGCCAGGCGCGCCCTGGTGATCGTGGGGTCGGCGGGCCGGGGCGCCCAGCCGAACCGGTCGCGCATCTCCTCGGCCATGGCCCTGCCCACGTCGAACTGGCTGCCGCCCACGCGCAGGTGCCTGACGAGCTGGAAGTCGGTCTCGCCGCCGGCGATCTGTGTGATGGTCATGTCCAGAGCATCGGCGGGGCCGCTGACCACCGGCCTACCGGTCGCTGACCGCCCTGCGGTAGCGCTCTGACAGCCCGCGCACCACCTCGGCCAGCTCCGGCGGGTCGAGCACCTCGAAGTCGACGCCGAGCGCGCCGATCCACACCGCGATGCCGTTGAGGTCGTCGCCGCCGACGTGCGCGACGCAGGTCCGCTCGTCGACGGGCTCGAACTCCATGCCGGTCGGCAGGCCGCGCATCCGCTCGGCCGGCGCGTGCAGCAGGACCCTCGCCCGGTAGCGCCACATCGCGGTGTTCACCCCGCGCTCGACGTGCTCGGCCACGTCGAACGGCAGCTCGCGAGGCGTGAAGCGGGGCCCGCCCGGCGTGCGCGGGCTGATCCTGTCGACCCTGAACGTCCGCCAGTCGCGCCGCTCGACGTCCCACGCCACCAGGTACCAGCGCCCCCGCCGGTGCACCAGCCGGTACGGCTCGGCGTCCCGCGCGCTGACCGAGCCGTCGTGCCCCGTGTAGTCGAAGCGCAGCCGCTCATGGTCGCGCGCGGCGTTCGCGATCGTCGTCAGCACCTCGGGAGGCACCGAAGGCGACGTGCCGGGGATCTGCACGGTGTAGGCGTTGAGCGCGCTGACCCTGCGTCGCAGCTTGACCGGCAGCACCTGCTCCAGCTTGGCCAGTGCGCGCACCGAGCTCTCCTCGATACCGGCCACCCCGCCGCCCGCCGCCCTGCCGAGGCCGACCGCGACGGCCACCGCCTCCTCGTCGTCCAGCAGGAGCGGCGGCAGCGCCGCCCCCGCGCCGAGGCGGTAGCCGCCCGCCACTCCGGGGGTGGCGTGCACCGGGTAGCCGAGGCTGCGCAGCCGCTCCACGTCGTTGCGCACGGTGCGGGTGCTGACGCTGAGCCGCGCGGCCAGCTCCGGCCCTGACCACTCCTTGTGCGCCTGGAGCAGGGAGAGCAGTTTCAGCAGACGGGCCGAGGTCTCGAGCATGCCTCCAGTGTGCCGCCTATTGAGGAAGGGGGGCTTCCGTGATTGCCACGATCTTGCCCAGGAGATGGCCGTGCTCGCTCAGCCGGTGCGCTTCGGCCGCCTCCTCCAGGAGGAAGGTCCTGGCGATCGGCATGCGCACGGCCCCGCCGTCCACGACCTCCCTGACGGCGGCCAGGCCGCTGGAGCCGCCCGTGGAGAAGCGCACCCCGTGCTCGCCCGCGCTCGGGTCGGCGATCGTGATCACCTTGGCGGGGTCGCCGGTGAGCCTGACCGAGTCGGCCAGCACGCCCCGGCCCGAGGCGTCGAGCACCGCGTCCACCGGGCCGACCCGCTCCGCCCAGCCCTCGTCGTAGGCCACGGGGGTCACGCCCAGCTCGCGGAGGAAGCCGTGGTGGCCCTCGCCGGCCGTGCCGACCACCTCGATCCCGCGGGAGCGGGCCAGCTGGGCGGCGACCAGGCCGACGCCTCCCGCCACCGCGTGGATCAGCAGCCGCTGCCCTGGCTCGACCCCGAGCTCGGCGAGCGTCCTCGCGGCGGTCTCCGCGGCCACGGGCAGCGCGGCGGCCTCCTCGAACGACAGCCGGTCGGGCTTGGCCAGCAGCTCGGCGGCATCGGCCAGCGCGTGGTCGGCCAGCCCGCCGGTCGCGACCCTGCCGAACACCGGCTGCCCGAGCCGCCAGCCCTCGACGCCCTCACCGAGCGCGTCGACGGTGCCGGCGATCTCGAGGCCGGTTCTCGCGGGCTCGTCCAGCGAAACGACCATGAAGCCCCTGCGGAACCTCCAGTCGATGGCGTTCACCGCCGCCGCCTTCACCGCGACCCTGACCTGGCCGGGGCCGGGCGACGGGATCGGCACCTCGTCGACGGTGAGCACCTCGGGCTCGCCGTACTCCCTGTAGCGGACGGCTCTGGAGGTGACCAGCAGGACGGCCTTGCCGACGAGCGCGCGCGCCTCGATCGCGGCGTGCGCCTCCGCCGCCCTGTCCAGGGGGACGGCGAGCCCGATGGTCGGGGTGATCCCCGCGTGGAAGGCCCGCTCGGCCAGCGTCCTGAACCGCTCGGGCGTGAACTGGACCTGCTCCATCCCCTTCAGCGTGATGCCGCGCGCCGCGGCCGCCTCCGGGTCGACGGCGGCGGGAGCGCCCGTCATGACGCCGTAGGCGAAGAAACGCCCGCCGGGGGCGGTCAGCTCGAAGGCCCGCTCGCCCACCTGGCCGCCCACGCCGTCGAAGACCACGTCGTAGGCGCCCTTCGGCTCGGTGTGCGCCGCGCCGAGCCGTTCGGCCCGCCGGCGCTTGGCCGTACCGGTGGCCGAGGCGGTGACCTCGGCGCCGGCCGCGGCGGCCAGCTCGACCAGGACCAGGCCGAGTCCGCCGCCCGCCCCGGTGACCAGCACCCGGGCGCCCGGCTTCAGCTCGGCCGCCTCGACCAGGCTCAACGCCGCCGGGCC
This window of the Nonomuraea africana genome carries:
- a CDS encoding sensor histidine kinase, with translation MRFDRDLLLAAVVAAGQVGTEILLSPGLTPLDYALLLGGTLVLALRRRFPIVVLAVTVACMLAYTVRMQPGAVAAFPVLIAVYTTVRQGKHPAALAGVVLFLAGVFAFGHDAAAGLSPRSAIESRVLLVGWLVAAAVIGEATRAWSAYLEQVEQRAAEAERTREETALRRAGEERLRIARELHDSLTHSISIIKVQAGVAAHLARKRGEEVPASLTAIQEAGADAMRELRATLEVLRSDEGSGLEQVPDLVDRARAAGLPAMVEVSGSPRPVPAEVDRAAYRIVQEALTNITRHAGPASASVRIGYLPGEVIVQIDDDGAAAPGQGHQPGIGLTGMRERVAALGGRLRAEPRAEGGFTVRAELPVARS
- a CDS encoding zinc-binding dehydrogenase; protein product: MRIVEATRFGGPEVLRVREVDDLVAGPGQVVVGVAAADVLSVEAQLRTGWGADWSGTEPPFVPGTGVAGRVLSVGEGVDPSLVGRRVAAMVTRGYAEQALAEADALVPVPDALGFPQAAALLQVGPAALSLVEAAELKPGARVLVTGAGGGLGLVLVELAAAAGAEVTASATGTAKRRRAERLGAAHTEPKGAYDVVFDGVGGQVGERAFELTAPGGRFFAYGVMTGAPAAVDPEAAAARGITLKGMEQVQFTPERFRTLAERAFHAGITPTIGLAVPLDRAAEAHAAIEARALVGKAVLLVTSRAVRYREYGEPEVLTVDEVPIPSPGPGQVRVAVKAAAVNAIDWRFRRGFMVVSLDEPARTGLEIAGTVDALGEGVEGWRLGQPVFGRVATGGLADHALADAAELLAKPDRLSFEEAAALPVAAETAARTLAELGVEPGQRLLIHAVAGGVGLVAAQLARSRGIEVVGTAGEGHHGFLRELGVTPVAYDEGWAERVGPVDAVLDASGRGVLADSVRLTGDPAKVITIADPSAGEHGVRFSTGGSSGLAAVREVVDGGAVRMPIARTFLLEEAAEAHRLSEHGHLLGKIVAITEAPLPQ
- a CDS encoding helix-turn-helix transcriptional regulator, giving the protein MLETSARLLKLLSLLQAHKEWSGPELAARLSVSTRTVRNDVERLRSLGYPVHATPGVAGGYRLGAGAALPPLLLDDEEAVAVAVGLGRAAGGGVAGIEESSVRALAKLEQVLPVKLRRRVSALNAYTVQIPGTSPSVPPEVLTTIANAARDHERLRFDYTGHDGSVSARDAEPYRLVHRRGRWYLVAWDVERRDWRTFRVDRISPRTPGGPRFTPRELPFDVAEHVERGVNTAMWRYRARVLLHAPAERMRGLPTGMEFEPVDERTCVAHVGGDDLNGIAVWIGALGVDFEVLDPPELAEVVRGLSERYRRAVSDR
- a CDS encoding response regulator, translating into MIRVLLADDQALIRGGFRALLEAEDDLEVVGEAADGRQAVDLAVRHRPDVALLDIQMPVMDGIEATRRIVADERLSGVHVVMLTNFGVDEYVLDALRAGAAGFLLKDTEPADLLSGIRVAARGDALLSPTITRRLMDEFVLQAPSAEVADLTRLTNREREVLALVGRGMSNDEIAARMVISPFTAKTHVSRAMVKLGARDRAQLVVVAYESGLVSKRSSPVNRVPPSGVSPR
- a CDS encoding C45 family autoproteolytic acyltransferase/hydolase; this encodes MTITQIAGGETDFQLVRHLRVGGSQFDVGRAMAEEMRDRFGWAPRPADPTITRARLAWFERHWPQHLERLDGVAAAFGLDPDRDDLTLDGLSVLPFGSGCSALWCPPSASTDGHGRIARNYDFFTATTSEIMGGEPLRGELPMASRPYVITTTPEDGLASAVLTMNDLDGAMDGVNEAGLAVVLLIADVGRAQPPSSFEPQVGLSSVQLPRFVLDTCENVEQAKHALLLAKHYDHGMPLHYLIADASGKAFVWESEHIVEAGDAPLCVTNHPLRRHPDPMALPADDETTMDTFGRQRTLFERAKDAPLSPSRLSDALGAVAAGADKMWRTTWTTTLDTHERTMTTRFYLGDTPEGGTRFTGELRFETRPDS